From Ailuropoda melanoleuca isolate Jingjing chromosome 8, ASM200744v2, whole genome shotgun sequence, a single genomic window includes:
- the KIRREL1 gene encoding LOW QUALITY PROTEIN: kin of IRRE-like protein 1 (The sequence of the model RefSeq protein was modified relative to this genomic sequence to represent the inferred CDS: inserted 2 bases in 1 codon) has product MVPRWSWCLRSSACIVATSAETCGGHRSGRTQTRFSQEPADQTVVAGQRAVLPCVLVNYSGIVQWTKDGLALGMGQGLKAWPRYRVVGSADAGQYNLEISDAELSDDASYECQATEAALRSRRAKLTVLIPPEDTRIDGGPVILLQAGTPHNLTCRAFNAKPAATIIWFRDGTQQEGAVASTELLKDGKRETTISQLLINPTDLDIGRVFTCRSVNEAIPTGKETSIELDVHHPPTVTLSIEPQTVQEGERVVFTCQATANPEILGYRWAKGGFLIEDAHESRYETNVDYSFFTEPVSCEVHNKVGSTNVSTLVNVHFAPRIVVDPKPTTTDIGSDVTLTCVWVGNPPLTLTWTKKDSNMVLSNSNQLLLKSVSQADAGTYTCRAIVPRIGVAEREVPLYVNGPPIISSEAVQYAVRGDGGKVECFIGSTPPPDRIAWAWKENFLEVGTLERYTVERTNSGSGVLSTLTISNVMEADFQTHYNCTAWNSFGPGTAIIQLEEREVLPVGIIAGATIGAGILLTFFFIALVFFLYRRRKGSRKDVTLRKLDIKVETVNREPLTMHSDREDDTASVSTATRVMKAIYSVRVLSSRPTPLCMFWGHLPQLYYAQLSTYSRAPASDLXPEPAAPGPAAPAGADSAGTLSYENYDKFNPHPFPAAAGYPTYRLGYPQAPPSGLERTPFEAYDPIGKYATATRFSYTSQHSDYGQRFQQRMQTHV; this is encoded by the exons GGACCCAGACGCGCTTCAGCCAGGAGCCGGCCGACCAGACGGTGGTGGCGGGACAGCGGGCCGTGCTCCCCTGCGTGCTGGTCAACTACTCGGGCATCGTGCAATGGACCAAGGATGGGCTGGCACTGGGCATGGGCCAGGGCCTCAAAG CCTGGCCACGGTACCGGGTCGTGGGCTCCGCGGACGCCGGGCAGTACAACCTGGAGATCAGCGACGCCGAGCTGTCTGACGACGCCTCCTACGAGTGCCAGGCCACGGAGGCCGCCCTGCGCTCGCGGCGGGCCAAGCTCACCGTGCTCA TCCCCCCAGAGGACACCAGGATCGACGGCGGCCCTGTGATTCTGCTGCAAGCGGGCACCCCCCACAATCTCACATGCCGAGCCTTCAACGCCAAGCCGGCCGCCACCATCATCTGGTTCCGGGATGGGACGCAGCAGGAGGGCGCTGTGGCCAGCACG GAACTGCTGaaggatgggaagagggagaccACCATTAGCCAGCTGCTAATTAACCCCACAGACCTGGACATCGGGCGTGTCTTCACCTGCCGCAGCGTGAACGAGGCCATCCCCACTGGCAAGGAGACTTCCATCGAGCTCGACGTGCACC ACCCCCCCACGGTGACCCTGTCCATCGAGCCACAGACGGTACAGGAGGGTGAGCGTGTCGTCTTCACGTGCCAGGCCACAGCCAACCCCGAGATCCTGGGTTACAG GTGGGCCAAGGGTGGCTTCTTGATTGAAGATGCCCACGAGAGTCGCTATGAGACAAATGTCGACTATTCCTTCTTCACGGAGCCTGTGTCCTGTGAGGTTCACAACAAAGTGGGCAGCACCAACGTCAGCACCTTAGTAAACGTCCACT TTGCCCCCCGGATCGTAGTTGACCCCAAACCCACGACCACAGATATTGGCTCTGATGTGACCCTCACCTGTGTCTGGGTGGGGAATCCCCCTCTCACCCTCACCTGGACCAAAAAGGATTCAAACATG gTCCTGAGTAACAGCAACCAGCTGCTGCTGAAGTCAGTGAGCCAGGCCGACGCGGGCACGTACACCTGCAGGGCCATCGTGCCCCGGATTGGCGTGGCTGAGCGGGAGGTGCCCCTCTACGTGAACG GGCCCCCCATCATCTCCAGCGAGGCGGTGCAGTACGCCGTCAGGGGCGACGGTGGCAAGGTGGAGTGTTTCATCGGGAGCACGCCGCCCCCGGACCGCATC gcctgggcaTGGAAGGAGAACTTCCTGGAGGTGGGAACCCTGGAGCGCTACACGGTGGAAAGGACCAACTCGGGCAGCGGGGTGCTGTCCACGCTCACCATCAGCAATGTCATGGAGGCCGACTTTCAGACGCACTACAACTGCACGGCCTGGAACAGCTTCGGGCCTGGCACGGCCATCATCCAGTTGGAAGAGCGAG AGGTGCTGCCCGTGGGCATCATCGCCGGGGCCACCATCGGTGCGGGCATCCTACTCACCTTCTTCTTCATCGCCTTGGTGTTCTTCCTCTACCGACGGCGCAAAGGCA GTCGCAAGGACGTGACCCTGAGGAAGCTGGACATCAAGGTGGAGACTGTAAACCGCGAGCCACTCACGATGCACTCGGATCGGGAGGATGACACTGCCAGCGTGTCCACGGCCACTCGGGTCATGAAGGCCATCTACTCGGTGAGGGTGCTCTCCTCCCGGCCTACTCCCCTCTGCATGTTCTGGGGACACCTGCCCCAGCTCTAC TACGCGCAGCTCAGCACGTACAGCCGTGCGCCCGCGTCCGACTT CCCCGAACCCGCCGCCCCCGGGCCCGCCGCCCCCGCCGGCGCCGACTCGGCCGGTACGCTGTCCTATGAGAACTACGACAAGTTCAACCCGCACCCCTTCCCCGCGGCGGCGGGCTACCCCACCTACCGACTGGGCTACCCCCAGGCGCCGCCGTCGGGCCTGGAGCGGACCCCGTTCGAGGCGTACGACCCGATCGGCAAGTACGCCACGGCCACCCGCTTCTCCTACACCTCGCAGCACTCGGACTACGGGCAGCGGTTCCAGCAGCGCATGCAGACTCACGTGTAA